The proteins below are encoded in one region of Drosophila virilis strain 15010-1051.87 chromosome 6, Dvir_AGI_RSII-ME, whole genome shotgun sequence:
- the Pur-alpha gene encoding transcriptional regulator protein Pur-beta isoform X4 — MSDLGSGEEGISGSKYNASNMEGSSSRNDFDSSGKAVSAVEQELASKMLQIQSKRFYLDVKQNRRGRFIKVAEIGADGRRSQIYLALSTAAEFRDHLSSFSDYYASLVHQNVGPPHTESLPEDGKLKSEMMIKDNRRYYLDLKENARGRFLRDCYLTIQAM, encoded by the exons ATGTCTGATCTTGGAAGTGGCGAGGAAGGTATCTCAGGATCAA AGTATAATGCGAGCAATATGGAAGGTTCTTCAAGCAGAAATGATTTTGACTCGTCCGGCAAAG CCGTCAGTGCAGTTGAGCAGGAGCTGGCATCAAAAATGCTCCAAATTCAATCAAAACGATTTTATTTGGATGTAAAGCAAAATCGTCGTGGTCGCTTCATAAAGGTGGCCgag ATTGGCGCAGACGGCAGACGaagtcaaatatatttagcGCTGTCGACGGCAGCCGAGTTCCGTGACCACCTGTCGTCATTTAGTGATTACTATGCTTCTCTAG ttCATCAAAATGTAGGGCCTCCGCACACGGAGAGTTTGCCAGAGGATGGCAAGTTGAAATCAGAGATGATGATAAAGGACAATAGGAGGTATTATTTGGACTTGAAGGAAAATGCTCGCGGAAGGTTCCTTAGG GATTGTTATCTGACGATCCAAGCcatgtga